A region of Myxococcus stipitatus DSM 14675 DNA encodes the following proteins:
- the def gene encoding peptide deformylase, with the protein MVRDILIWPDPILKQKAKPVTKVDDSIRALVKDMFETMYAADGVGLAAPQVGVLQRVIVLDTTPRQPDAKPLAMINPELIALEGETTYTEGCLSIPGESEDVDRAAVVTVKYLDVDGNEQTLRCDELLAIAVQHETDHLNGTVFVDHVSTLKREFIRKRMKRLKASREQPPSASR; encoded by the coding sequence ATGGTCCGCGACATCCTTATCTGGCCCGACCCCATCCTGAAGCAGAAGGCCAAGCCGGTGACGAAGGTGGATGACTCCATCCGCGCGCTGGTGAAGGACATGTTCGAGACGATGTACGCCGCCGACGGCGTGGGGCTCGCGGCGCCGCAGGTGGGCGTGCTCCAGCGCGTCATCGTCCTGGACACGACGCCGCGCCAGCCCGACGCCAAGCCCCTGGCGATGATCAACCCGGAGCTCATCGCGCTCGAGGGTGAGACGACCTACACCGAGGGCTGCCTCTCCATCCCCGGTGAGTCGGAGGACGTGGACCGCGCGGCCGTCGTCACGGTGAAGTACCTGGACGTGGACGGCAACGAGCAGACGTTGCGCTGCGACGAACTGCTGGCCATCGCCGTGCAGCACGAGACGGACCACCTGAATGGCACCGTCTTCGTGGACCACGTCTCGACGTTGAAGCGCGAGTTCATCCGCAAGCGGATGAAGCGCCTCAAGGCTTCGCGCGAGCAGCCGCCTTCGGCTTCGCGCTAG
- the nth gene encoding endonuclease III: MTYNGRVPGRETAAAKRERAVKVMERLEASMPDARIELDYQSPLQLLVAVMLSAQCTDKRVNMVTPALFQRFPTARDYAAVQASDVEPFIRTCGLYRAKAKNIVATAKILMEQHQGEVPLQRELLSELPGVGRKTAGVVCIHLGGDNAFPVDTHVKRLAYRLGFTTQEDPDKVEKDMQAVLPPERWMMGHQLLVWHGRRTCFARSPECPRCVVADLCPKKGVAASSAKPKAAARAKP, from the coding sequence GTGACATACAACGGCCGCGTGCCTGGACGTGAGACTGCAGCAGCCAAGCGTGAACGCGCGGTGAAGGTCATGGAGCGCCTGGAAGCCTCCATGCCCGACGCTCGCATCGAGCTGGACTACCAATCCCCCTTGCAGTTGCTGGTCGCGGTGATGCTCTCCGCCCAGTGCACGGACAAGCGGGTCAACATGGTCACCCCCGCTTTGTTCCAGAGATTCCCCACGGCGCGGGACTACGCGGCGGTCCAAGCTTCGGACGTGGAGCCCTTCATCCGCACGTGCGGACTGTACCGTGCCAAGGCGAAGAACATCGTCGCGACCGCGAAAATCCTGATGGAGCAACACCAGGGAGAAGTGCCCCTGCAACGCGAGCTGCTCTCCGAGCTCCCCGGCGTCGGCCGCAAGACGGCGGGCGTCGTGTGCATCCACCTGGGCGGCGACAACGCCTTCCCCGTCGACACCCACGTGAAGCGGCTGGCCTACCGGCTCGGCTTCACGACACAGGAGGACCCGGACAAGGTCGAGAAGGACATGCAGGCCGTCCTGCCTCCGGAGCGCTGGATGATGGGCCACCAGCTCCTGGTGTGGCACGGGCGGCGGACGTGCTTCGCCCGCTCCCCCGAGTGCCCACGCTGCGTCGTCGCGGACCTGTGCCCCAAGAAGGGCGTGGCGGCGTCTAGCGCGAAGCCGAAGGCGGCTGCTCGCGCGAAGCCTTGA
- the ltaE gene encoding low-specificity L-threonine aldolase, whose amino-acid sequence MKPIDFRSDTVTKPTPGMRRAIADAEVGDDVYGEDPTVLRLEARVAERLGLEAALFVPSGTQANQVAIGVHCRQGDEVLTEEGSHILHYEGGAIPALWGVQPQPLSGERGLLTPESVAAAVREDNFHYPRTRLLSLENTHNRGCGAVWPVERFRAVVEVARKAGLAVHLDGARLFNAEVAAGVPASTWAKLTDTTSVCFSKGLGAPVGSVLAGRAEHIREARRLRKRLGGAMRQAGILAAAALYALEHHVERLAEDHANARRLAAGLAEVPGVKVEAARVETNMVFAEFPLPPLEAVALLRKHGVLASPAGGPRSLRLVTHLDLSAADIDEAVSRIRRALA is encoded by the coding sequence ATGAAGCCTATCGACTTTCGCTCAGACACCGTGACCAAGCCCACTCCCGGAATGCGCCGAGCCATCGCGGACGCGGAGGTGGGCGACGACGTCTACGGCGAGGACCCCACGGTGCTGCGGCTGGAGGCGCGAGTGGCCGAGCGGCTCGGTCTCGAGGCCGCGCTCTTCGTGCCCTCTGGCACGCAGGCCAACCAGGTGGCCATCGGCGTGCACTGTCGGCAGGGGGACGAGGTGCTCACCGAGGAGGGCAGCCACATCCTGCACTACGAGGGCGGCGCGATTCCGGCGCTGTGGGGCGTGCAGCCGCAGCCCCTGTCCGGAGAGCGAGGACTGCTGACGCCCGAGTCGGTCGCCGCGGCGGTGCGAGAGGACAACTTCCACTATCCGCGCACGCGGCTGCTGTCGCTGGAGAACACGCACAATCGCGGCTGTGGCGCGGTGTGGCCGGTGGAGCGCTTCCGCGCGGTGGTGGAGGTGGCGCGCAAGGCGGGGCTCGCGGTGCACCTGGATGGCGCGCGGTTGTTCAACGCGGAGGTGGCCGCGGGAGTGCCGGCGTCCACGTGGGCGAAGCTGACGGACACGACGTCGGTGTGTTTCTCCAAGGGGTTGGGAGCGCCGGTGGGCTCGGTGCTGGCGGGGCGCGCGGAGCACATCCGCGAGGCGCGCCGGCTGCGCAAGCGTCTGGGCGGCGCCATGCGCCAGGCGGGCATCCTCGCCGCGGCGGCGCTGTATGCGCTGGAGCATCACGTGGAGCGGCTCGCGGAGGACCACGCGAATGCGCGCCGGCTCGCGGCGGGGCTGGCCGAGGTGCCCGGGGTGAAGGTGGAGGCGGCGCGCGTGGAGACGAACATGGTGTTCGCGGAGTTCCCCCTCCCGCCCTTGGAGGCGGTGGCGCTCCTGAGGAAGCACGGGGTGCTCGCGAGCCCCGCGGGCGGACCGCGCTCGCTGCGGCTGGTGACGCACCTGGACCTCTCCGCGGCGGATATCGACGAGGCGGTGTCTCGCATCCGACGGGCGCTGGCGTAG
- a CDS encoding M23 family metallopeptidase, whose amino-acid sequence MRRLPLLALVSVCACSSTRSGQKMSFDEVYDTSEPAPSEARPPPVRGSEEPPPRRRVRVAAPEPSDELRDALVSFSRRSKAHRRKVARGGPMPLGQVEGWEAMNGVLDAFLARGVERTDARDVERARTVLEAELEKDGRTYGDMPGALAEAVVLRVGRLAVRMSELRRLVQPADVDGLPRLAWPVDPVTITSVFGQRWHPIRGEQRRHLGVDLAARQGQVVYTAAKGVVLRAGWNGDHGLQVEVQHDGRWLTRYSHLSRVLVEPGEILERGHAVGLAGETGLATGVHLHFELWRDGQVVDPLDALGDEGEEGPSMPPVARGVTGM is encoded by the coding sequence GTGCGTCGACTCCCCCTTCTTGCCCTCGTCAGCGTCTGTGCCTGCTCCTCGACCCGCTCGGGGCAGAAGATGAGCTTCGACGAGGTCTACGACACGTCGGAGCCCGCCCCCTCCGAAGCGCGTCCCCCGCCGGTGCGTGGGAGCGAGGAGCCGCCTCCGCGCCGGCGTGTGCGAGTGGCCGCGCCGGAGCCCTCGGACGAGCTGCGAGACGCGCTGGTGTCGTTCTCGAGGCGCTCGAAGGCGCATCGCCGGAAGGTGGCTCGGGGCGGGCCCATGCCGCTGGGGCAGGTGGAGGGCTGGGAGGCGATGAACGGTGTGCTGGACGCGTTCCTCGCGCGGGGGGTGGAGCGTACGGACGCACGCGACGTGGAGCGGGCGCGGACGGTCCTGGAGGCCGAGCTGGAGAAGGACGGCCGGACGTACGGCGACATGCCCGGGGCGTTGGCGGAGGCGGTGGTGTTGCGGGTGGGGCGGCTGGCGGTCCGCATGTCGGAGCTGCGCCGCCTGGTGCAGCCCGCGGACGTGGACGGGCTGCCTCGGCTGGCGTGGCCGGTGGACCCGGTGACCATCACCAGCGTCTTCGGTCAGCGCTGGCACCCGATTCGAGGCGAGCAGCGGCGGCACCTGGGCGTGGACCTGGCGGCGCGGCAGGGGCAGGTTGTCTACACCGCCGCGAAGGGCGTGGTGCTGCGGGCGGGCTGGAACGGCGACCATGGCCTCCAGGTGGAGGTGCAGCACGATGGGCGCTGGCTGACGCGCTACAGCCACCTGTCCCGGGTGTTGGTGGAGCCGGGGGAAATCCTGGAGCGAGGCCACGCGGTGGGCCTGGCCGGAGAGACGGGGCTCGCGACGGGGGTCCACCTGCACTTCGAGCTGTGGCGGGATGGGCAGGTGGTGGACCCCTTGGACGCGCTGGGCGACGAAGGGGAGGAAGGGCCCTCGATGCCGCCCGTGGCTCGGGGTGTGACGGGGATGTGA
- a CDS encoding HU family DNA-binding protein, with translation MTKAELVEVVAAQTRLTKKSAAQILDIVFTNIGKAVKKDARFSYPGFGTWSVRSRKARKIRNPQTNEMMKLKASKTIGFRPAKELKNSL, from the coding sequence ATGACCAAGGCAGAGCTCGTCGAGGTGGTGGCGGCGCAGACACGTCTCACCAAGAAGTCGGCGGCGCAGATCCTCGACATCGTCTTCACCAACATCGGCAAGGCGGTGAAGAAGGATGCGCGCTTCAGCTACCCCGGCTTCGGCACCTGGTCTGTTCGCTCCCGCAAGGCCCGGAAGATTCGCAACCCGCAGACGAACGAGATGATGAAGCTCAAGGCGTCGAAGACCATCGGCTTCCGCCCGGCCAAGGAACTCAAGAACTCGCTGTAG
- a CDS encoding alpha/beta fold hydrolase, whose protein sequence is MEDWRWVVWVLVAGLVAVLGNVLWVVLVRRWYRLRTPLPQALKARCADGWELTVHVRRAPVRRFEEPVLLCHGLAANRYTFDFEPPYSVAHYLAEAGFDCFSVEWRGTGHSRIPPRGRRYTDFSIDDHVFQDAPALLELALKETGAKRAFWLGHSLGGLVGYAMAQGPEGAKLAGLMALGSPVHFKSEPFLRMLISMGVRAAWPARFRQEWMSASLAPFLGYVTLPLSDLIVNPQHIPPRIQRQVSANMMSSMSRKVLLQFQDWIEHDAFRSFDRTQDWRAGISRLEIPILVMGGSADRLATSENLKSQFDLITAQDRALHVFGKDRGDVQDYGHGDLMFGSGAPTEVYPVIREWLVAHATSWTPEASS, encoded by the coding sequence ATGGAGGACTGGCGCTGGGTCGTGTGGGTGCTGGTCGCTGGCCTCGTGGCCGTGCTGGGGAATGTCCTCTGGGTCGTCCTGGTTCGGCGCTGGTACCGACTGCGAACACCTCTGCCCCAGGCCCTCAAGGCACGGTGCGCGGATGGGTGGGAATTGACGGTTCATGTCCGGCGCGCTCCGGTGCGACGCTTCGAGGAGCCGGTGCTGCTGTGCCACGGGCTGGCGGCGAACCGGTACACCTTCGACTTCGAGCCGCCGTACTCGGTGGCCCACTACCTGGCCGAAGCGGGCTTCGACTGCTTCAGCGTCGAGTGGCGTGGCACGGGACACTCACGGATTCCGCCACGTGGCCGTCGATACACGGACTTCAGCATCGATGACCACGTCTTCCAGGACGCCCCCGCACTGCTGGAGCTGGCGCTGAAGGAGACCGGTGCGAAGCGCGCCTTCTGGCTGGGCCACTCGCTTGGGGGACTGGTGGGGTATGCGATGGCGCAAGGCCCCGAGGGCGCGAAGCTCGCGGGGTTGATGGCGCTCGGGTCTCCGGTGCACTTCAAGTCGGAGCCCTTCCTGCGCATGCTCATCTCCATGGGAGTTCGCGCCGCATGGCCCGCACGCTTCCGGCAGGAGTGGATGAGCGCGAGCCTTGCGCCATTCCTGGGCTACGTGACACTTCCCCTGTCGGACCTGATTGTGAATCCGCAGCACATCCCGCCGCGCATCCAGCGGCAGGTCTCCGCGAACATGATGTCGTCCATGAGCCGCAAGGTCCTGCTCCAGTTCCAGGACTGGATTGAGCACGACGCGTTCCGCTCGTTCGACCGCACTCAGGACTGGCGCGCGGGCATCAGCCGCCTCGAGATCCCCATCCTCGTCATGGGCGGCAGCGCGGACCGGCTCGCCACCTCGGAGAACCTGAAGAGCCAGTTCGACCTCATCACGGCCCAGGACCGCGCCCTTCATGTGTTCGGGAAGGACCGAGGAGACGTGCAGGACTACGGGCACGGAGACCTCATGTTCGGCAGCGGCGCTCCCACGGAGGTGTATCCCGTCATCCGTGAGTGGTTGGTGGCGCATGCGACCTCGTGGACTCCTGAGGCGTCTTCCTGA
- the pssA gene encoding CDP-diacylglycerol--serine O-phosphatidyltransferase gives MKLRKLMFVLPNLFTVTSIFCGFYALTLCAGEAGPVQLYQAALAIFFAMFFDGFDGRVARLTKTQSDFGVQLDSLADVVSFGAAPALLVYKWALAPLGFVGLFISFAFAACGALRLARFNVLAARNPHGGGGRFFVGLPIPLAAGMLVSVIISHHAASQGEPLRESAYVPVAVAVAGLSLLMVSTVRYRTFKDTRPSRKSAAVFMLMVLGGVGIATQYHPAWLLVAFCGAYLALGLVESAVQVRSHLAARKVAAGSVAAAAVIDDEDEEESEDGEDPRNDGPAFS, from the coding sequence ATGAAGTTACGGAAATTGATGTTCGTGCTGCCGAACCTCTTCACTGTCACGTCCATCTTCTGTGGCTTCTACGCCCTCACGTTGTGCGCCGGGGAAGCAGGACCCGTCCAGCTCTACCAGGCCGCACTGGCCATCTTCTTCGCGATGTTCTTCGACGGTTTCGATGGTCGCGTCGCGCGGCTGACGAAGACGCAGAGCGACTTCGGCGTTCAGCTCGACAGCCTGGCGGATGTGGTCTCCTTCGGGGCGGCCCCCGCGCTGCTGGTCTACAAGTGGGCGTTGGCTCCGCTGGGCTTCGTTGGGTTGTTCATCTCCTTCGCGTTCGCCGCGTGTGGTGCGCTGCGGTTGGCGCGCTTCAACGTGTTGGCGGCGCGCAATCCGCATGGAGGCGGGGGCCGCTTCTTCGTGGGCCTTCCGATTCCCCTCGCCGCGGGCATGCTGGTGTCCGTCATCATCTCGCACCATGCGGCGTCCCAAGGTGAGCCGCTGCGCGAGTCGGCCTACGTGCCCGTCGCCGTGGCGGTTGCGGGCTTGTCGCTGTTGATGGTGTCGACCGTGCGCTACCGCACGTTCAAGGACACGCGGCCCAGCCGCAAGAGCGCTGCGGTGTTCATGCTGATGGTGCTGGGCGGTGTGGGCATCGCGACGCAGTACCACCCGGCATGGTTGCTGGTGGCGTTCTGTGGTGCCTACCTCGCTTTGGGGCTGGTCGAGTCGGCGGTGCAGGTGCGCAGCCATCTGGCGGCGCGCAAGGTCGCCGCGGGCTCCGTGGCCGCTGCCGCCGTCATCGACGACGAGGACGAAGAGGAGTCCGAAGACGGCGAGGACCCGCGGAACGACGGTCCCGCGTTCAGCTGA
- a CDS encoding CinA family nicotinamide mononucleotide deamidase-related protein — MRVELLCTGDELVTGLITDTNSPYLEARLFDLGVKVERVVLVGDVRSDIVQALREASSRADVVVVSGGLGPTADDFTLECAAAVAGVPLEEDARVLGWLRERYAARGVPINPSALRMARIPQGAEPVRNPAGSAPLVMLTLGGCRLFFLPGVPREYRALLDGEVLPRIQQSLESRSVRVFRAFRLLRTVGIPESELDLAVAPLVASHPRVVFGFRTHAPENHLKLMAEAPSQAEADAALAAVEADSRRVLGARVFGSDTEEYAPVLLRMLARAGATLSVAESCTGGLISQQLTAVAGASATFLGGAVVYTEKMKSAWVGVPPEVLERHTAVSSQTAAAMAEGVRAACGTTYGLSVTGYAGPGGGTPDDPVGTVYCALAGPDMATRCERMSFSGDRERVRLFAASHTLEMLRQHLLTAPQS; from the coding sequence ATGCGCGTCGAGTTGCTCTGCACGGGTGACGAGCTGGTCACCGGCCTCATCACGGATACGAACAGCCCCTACCTGGAGGCCCGTCTCTTCGACCTGGGCGTGAAGGTGGAGCGAGTGGTGCTGGTGGGGGATGTCCGGTCCGACATCGTCCAGGCCCTGCGAGAGGCCTCTTCCCGGGCGGACGTCGTGGTGGTCTCTGGCGGACTGGGTCCGACGGCGGACGACTTCACGCTCGAGTGCGCCGCCGCCGTCGCGGGAGTGCCGTTGGAGGAGGATGCGCGGGTGCTCGGCTGGCTGCGCGAGCGCTATGCGGCTCGGGGCGTCCCCATCAATCCGAGCGCGCTCCGCATGGCCAGGATTCCACAGGGGGCCGAGCCCGTTCGAAACCCAGCGGGCTCCGCGCCGCTCGTCATGCTCACCCTGGGCGGCTGCCGGCTGTTCTTCCTGCCCGGCGTGCCACGTGAGTACCGAGCCCTCTTGGATGGCGAGGTGTTGCCGCGCATCCAGCAGTCGCTCGAGTCGAGGTCGGTCCGGGTGTTTCGCGCCTTCCGCCTGTTGCGCACCGTGGGCATTCCAGAATCGGAGCTGGACCTGGCAGTGGCACCGCTGGTCGCGAGTCATCCGCGCGTGGTGTTTGGTTTCCGCACGCATGCACCGGAGAACCACCTCAAGCTGATGGCGGAAGCCCCCTCCCAGGCGGAGGCCGACGCGGCGCTGGCCGCGGTGGAAGCAGACAGTCGGCGAGTGCTGGGGGCGCGAGTCTTCGGCTCCGACACCGAGGAGTACGCGCCCGTGCTGCTGCGCATGCTGGCGCGCGCGGGGGCCACGCTCTCGGTCGCCGAAAGCTGTACAGGGGGCCTCATCTCCCAGCAGCTCACGGCGGTCGCAGGTGCCAGCGCGACCTTCCTGGGGGGCGCGGTGGTGTACACGGAGAAGATGAAGTCCGCCTGGGTGGGCGTGCCTCCGGAGGTGCTCGAGCGTCATACGGCGGTGTCCTCCCAGACGGCGGCGGCCATGGCCGAGGGAGTGCGTGCCGCCTGTGGCACCACGTATGGCCTGTCGGTGACAGGGTATGCGGGGCCCGGAGGTGGAACCCCCGACGACCCCGTCGGTACGGTGTACTGCGCGCTGGCGGGGCCGGACATGGCCACGCGCTGTGAGCGCATGTCCTTTTCTGGAGACAGGGAGCGCGTGCGCCTCTTTGCTGCCTCCCACACGCTGGAGATGCTGCGGCAGCACCTGCTGACCGCGCCCCAATCATGA
- a CDS encoding DUF1285 domain-containing protein, which produces MQPPSGQPPSGKRWHTREDSGIRLDANLRWWHDDEPIEHPKIIELFNISLVLDDAGRYQLRIGSDWCYVEVADAAFAVRTVDVTPDERVSIRLSDRTAEALELPSLRVEGDGVLTCRVKQGRAKARFSRDAQYQLGELLEPAPDGGLQLCAGSRRYPVALSLDELSAAG; this is translated from the coding sequence ATGCAACCTCCCTCCGGACAGCCCCCCTCCGGCAAGCGCTGGCATACCCGCGAGGACAGCGGCATCCGCCTCGATGCGAACCTGCGCTGGTGGCACGACGACGAGCCCATCGAGCACCCGAAAATCATCGAGCTCTTCAACATCTCCCTCGTCCTGGACGACGCGGGGCGCTACCAGCTCCGCATCGGAAGTGACTGGTGCTACGTGGAGGTCGCGGACGCCGCCTTCGCGGTGCGGACCGTGGACGTCACGCCAGATGAGCGCGTGTCCATCCGACTGAGTGACCGCACCGCCGAGGCGCTGGAGCTTCCCAGCCTGCGGGTGGAAGGTGACGGCGTCCTGACCTGTCGCGTGAAGCAGGGACGGGCCAAGGCCCGCTTCTCACGGGATGCCCAGTACCAACTGGGCGAGCTGCTGGAGCCTGCTCCCGATGGCGGGCTCCAGCTGTGCGCGGGCTCGCGGCGGTATCCCGTGGCGCTGTCCCTGGATGAGCTGTCGGCCGCTGGCTAG
- the recA gene encoding recombinase RecA: MSKLTEKLKAVAAAVASIEKQFGKGSVMTLGGDTREQKVAVIPSGSVGLDRALGVGGYPRGRVVEVFGNESSGKTTLTLHAIAQVQAAGGVAAFIDAEHALDLSYARKLGVKVEELLVSQPDTGEQALEITEHLVRSGAVDLIIVDSVAALVPRAEIEGEMGDAHMGVQARLMSQALRKLTGAVSRSGTCIVFINQIRMKIGVMFGNPETTTGGNALKFYSSVRLEIRRTGNIKEGDSVVGSRARVKVVKNKVAPPFQEAEFDLLYGSGVHRAGEVLDLGVAAGLIDKSGSHFSVRGERIGQGRERAVEWLREHPDTMEALARELAGAPPLPCPAVPMEAAA; encoded by the coding sequence ATGAGCAAGTTGACGGAGAAGCTGAAGGCAGTCGCGGCGGCGGTGGCGTCCATCGAGAAGCAGTTCGGGAAGGGCTCGGTGATGACACTGGGAGGTGACACCCGCGAGCAGAAGGTCGCGGTGATTCCCTCGGGCTCGGTGGGACTGGACCGAGCGCTTGGCGTGGGCGGCTATCCCCGCGGTCGCGTGGTGGAGGTGTTCGGCAACGAGTCGTCAGGCAAGACGACGCTCACGCTGCATGCGATTGCGCAGGTGCAGGCCGCCGGTGGGGTTGCGGCCTTCATCGATGCGGAGCACGCGCTCGACCTGTCCTATGCGCGCAAGCTCGGTGTGAAGGTGGAGGAGCTCCTGGTGTCCCAGCCGGATACGGGAGAACAGGCCCTGGAGATCACGGAGCACCTCGTTCGCTCCGGAGCCGTGGACCTCATCATCGTGGACTCGGTGGCGGCGCTGGTGCCTCGCGCGGAAATCGAGGGCGAGATGGGGGACGCGCACATGGGTGTTCAGGCCCGGTTGATGAGCCAGGCCCTGCGCAAGCTCACTGGCGCGGTGAGCCGCTCGGGCACCTGCATCGTCTTCATCAATCAGATTCGAATGAAGATTGGCGTGATGTTCGGCAACCCGGAGACGACGACGGGCGGCAACGCACTGAAGTTCTATTCCTCGGTGCGCCTGGAGATTCGTCGCACGGGGAACATCAAGGAGGGAGACAGTGTGGTGGGCTCTCGAGCCCGCGTGAAGGTGGTGAAGAACAAGGTCGCCCCTCCGTTCCAGGAAGCCGAGTTCGACCTGCTGTACGGCTCCGGAGTCCATCGCGCGGGCGAGGTGCTCGACCTGGGCGTGGCCGCGGGACTCATCGACAAGTCGGGGAGTCACTTCAGCGTGCGCGGCGAGCGCATCGGACAGGGACGTGAGCGCGCCGTCGAGTGGCTGCGCGAACATCCCGACACCATGGAGGCACTGGCCCGGGAGCTGGCGGGTGCGCCTCCCCTTCCCTGCCCCGCCGTGCCCATGGAAGCCGCGGCCTAG
- a CDS encoding NAD(P)/FAD-dependent oxidoreductase: MPHVVILGGGFAGLRAAQQLVKAPVRLTLVDRHNHHLFQPLLYQVATATLSPSEIAAPLRALLGPRGVSVLLADVTGVDPENKRVLLADGELKYDYLIVATGATHSYFGNDHWAPFAPGLKSIEDAVEIRRRVLVAYELAERETDPRIRRSLLNFVIIGAGPTGVEMAGSLAEISRSSLPGDFKNIDTRDARIILIEGMDKVLPVYPDDLTTKARRTLERLGVEVRTGARVTNIDATGVYIGDEHIEARTVIWAAGVAASPVARSLGVPLDRAGRVSVTPELTVPGREDIFVAGDLASLKQADGTPVPGLAPAAMQEGKHAARNILHRLRGQPMVPFEYWDRGSYAVIGRGHAVGIAFRRVKQAGFSAWMAWLFIHLMFLIGFRSKLAVMLDWAYSYLTFGKSARIITGPAPRLDELPRPTFSTEGTVLPSGAPKPPAQLAASSRDMAPSSR, encoded by the coding sequence ATGCCCCATGTGGTCATCCTCGGCGGAGGGTTCGCCGGGCTCCGAGCCGCACAGCAGCTCGTCAAGGCGCCAGTCCGTCTCACCCTGGTGGACCGACACAACCACCACTTGTTCCAGCCGTTGCTGTACCAGGTGGCCACGGCGACGCTGAGCCCCAGTGAAATCGCCGCGCCGCTGCGGGCACTCCTAGGGCCCCGAGGCGTCTCGGTGCTGCTGGCGGACGTGACGGGCGTGGACCCCGAGAACAAGCGGGTGCTGCTGGCGGACGGAGAGCTGAAGTACGACTACCTCATCGTCGCGACGGGGGCGACGCACTCGTACTTTGGCAATGACCACTGGGCGCCGTTCGCGCCTGGACTCAAGTCCATCGAGGATGCGGTGGAGATCCGGCGCCGAGTCCTGGTCGCCTACGAACTGGCTGAGCGGGAGACGGACCCACGCATTCGCCGCTCGCTCCTCAACTTCGTCATCATCGGCGCCGGACCCACGGGCGTGGAGATGGCGGGCTCGCTGGCGGAGATCAGCCGCAGCTCCCTCCCCGGGGACTTCAAGAACATCGATACGCGCGATGCGCGCATCATCCTCATCGAGGGCATGGACAAGGTGCTCCCTGTCTATCCCGACGACCTCACCACCAAGGCTCGGCGCACGCTGGAGCGGCTGGGCGTCGAGGTCCGCACGGGCGCTCGGGTGACGAACATCGATGCGACGGGTGTCTACATCGGTGATGAGCACATCGAGGCTCGCACCGTGATTTGGGCCGCGGGCGTCGCTGCGTCGCCGGTGGCTCGCTCGCTGGGAGTTCCGCTGGACCGGGCAGGCCGGGTCAGCGTGACACCCGAGCTGACCGTGCCGGGGCGTGAGGACATCTTCGTCGCGGGAGACCTGGCCTCGCTGAAGCAGGCGGATGGAACGCCCGTGCCAGGCCTTGCCCCCGCGGCGATGCAGGAGGGCAAACACGCGGCTCGAAACATCCTGCACCGGTTGCGGGGACAGCCGATGGTGCCGTTTGAGTACTGGGACAGAGGCTCCTACGCGGTGATTGGTCGAGGACACGCGGTGGGCATCGCCTTCCGCCGAGTCAAACAGGCGGGCTTCTCCGCCTGGATGGCCTGGCTCTTCATCCACCTGATGTTCCTCATAGGCTTCCGCAGCAAGCTGGCGGTGATGCTCGACTGGGCCTACTCGTATCTGACGTTCGGCAAGTCGGCGCGCATCATCACAGGGCCCGCGCCCAGGCTGGATGAGCTCCCTCGCCCCACTTTCTCGACGGAAGGGACAGTGCTTCCGAGTGGTGCCCCCAAGCCGCCGGCTCAGCTGGCCGCGTCGTCGCGGGACATGGCGCCCTCGTCGCGCTGA